From Varibaculum massiliense, a single genomic window includes:
- a CDS encoding general stress protein, which produces MALFQNHPETTLPSGRDLATFPSKESAEEAINYLHSKDFPVAQLLVQERGLTRINQVVGVVTWPKALLAGFTRGLMMGIFLALLFVLWKPAWAVFAPLIIGAFAIFRAIERLVAWTIRSSSSGYPIAFSSSLTAEKHVLMVREDYYTARRLLLDNPRFQAAVVEQDAPSSVTAGPTEFGSGADEQPRYGVRLSPDARRQLRSQQEQLKDQVPAAAMPTCAEPSPKTLESKQKNTAGREENEEVPKETPLDSDQNDAR; this is translated from the coding sequence ATGGCTTTATTCCAAAATCATCCGGAGACCACCCTGCCCAGCGGGCGGGATTTAGCGACCTTTCCTTCTAAAGAAAGCGCTGAAGAAGCCATTAACTACTTACATTCTAAAGATTTCCCAGTGGCGCAACTGCTGGTACAAGAGCGCGGATTGACTCGCATAAATCAAGTAGTTGGGGTAGTCACCTGGCCTAAAGCCCTGCTGGCTGGTTTTACCCGCGGTCTAATGATGGGAATTTTTTTGGCTTTACTTTTCGTACTTTGGAAACCCGCCTGGGCAGTTTTTGCTCCTCTAATAATCGGCGCCTTTGCTATTTTTCGAGCTATTGAACGCCTTGTTGCTTGGACGATTCGCTCTTCCTCCTCCGGTTATCCCATTGCTTTTTCTTCTTCCTTAACCGCTGAAAAACACGTACTTATGGTCAGAGAGGATTACTACACTGCTCGGCGCCTGCTCTTGGACAATCCCCGTTTTCAAGCGGCAGTAGTAGAACAGGATGCCCCTAGCAGCGTCACTGCCGGTCCCACCGAGTTTGGTTCGGGTGCTGACGAACAGCCACGCTACGGGGTGCGGCTAAGCCCGGATGCTCGCCGCCAATTACGCTCCCAACAGGAACAATTAAAAGATCAAGTGCCTGCGGCTGCGATGCCGACCTGTGCCGAGCCGTCCCCGAAAACCTTAGAAAGCAAGCAGAAAAACACTGCTGGGCGGGAAGAAAACGAGGAAGTACCGAAGGAAACGCCTCTAGACAGTGACCAAAATGACGCCCGTTAG
- a CDS encoding DUF1003 domain-containing protein gives MADRLDTPRERKRRFRLPRINLQSEGVGRVSESFARFQGTPQFLVYLTVFVIIWLGWNSWAPEAWRFDSSALGFTALTLMLSLQASYASPLILLAQNRQDDRDRVSAEQDRRRAAKNHAEIEYLTREIASLRLSMSEVATRDFVRGELRDLLDELRAEEYQKARRDLEENKHHPEQGKYKLGDNNSSSISNF, from the coding sequence ATGGCGGACAGGCTTGATACTCCCCGTGAAAGAAAACGTCGTTTTCGGCTTCCGCGCATAAATTTACAATCCGAGGGCGTGGGGCGGGTTTCAGAATCTTTTGCCCGTTTCCAGGGAACCCCCCAATTCTTGGTTTACCTGACGGTATTCGTGATTATTTGGTTGGGCTGGAACTCTTGGGCTCCCGAGGCTTGGCGTTTTGACAGCTCTGCTCTTGGTTTCACCGCCCTAACTTTAATGCTATCTTTGCAGGCTTCTTATGCTTCTCCCCTGATTTTGTTGGCGCAGAACCGGCAAGATGACCGCGACCGGGTTTCCGCGGAACAAGACCGGCGCCGAGCCGCAAAGAATCATGCCGAAATCGAATATCTCACCCGCGAGATTGCCTCTTTACGTCTGTCAATGTCTGAGGTAGCTACCCGGGACTTCGTTCGGGGCGAACTCCGCGACCTCTTAGATGAGCTTCGCGCAGAGGAATACCAAAAGGCTCGCAGAGATTTAGAGGAAAATAAACACCATCCTGAACAGGGAAAATATAAACTTGGG
- a CDS encoding citrate synthase, whose protein sequence is MVEDFQNTSEPDSFGRQPGVLQVDGKTIEFPPVQATCGDQGIDVSKLRNQTGLVALDPGFSTTASCTSKVTFIDGGKGILRYRGYPIDQLANHSSFLEVAYLLIRGELPTPSQLDEFVRRVKRQRLLHEDFRAFFTAFPSNGHPMAILQGGIAGMATYYEETFADVHDPELQDIQAVQLLAKVPTMISYIAKRAAGLPLLYPDNERSYVEDFIRLTFGLPYQSYDIDPAIVRALEVLFILHADHEQNCSTSTVRLVGSSNANMYASIAAGVGALSGPLHGGANEAVLRMLINIRDTNMSIQDFVAKVKNKEKGVKLMGFGHRVYKNYDPRAAIVREQAHNVLARMGKNNDLFDLAMELEQVALSDDYFIERKLYPNVDFYTGLIYSAMGFPTKMFTPLFALGRLPGWISQYIEMLHDPMTRIGRPRQVYQGAPQRDYVPLRMREAK, encoded by the coding sequence ATGGTTGAAGATTTTCAAAATACCTCAGAACCAGATAGTTTCGGCCGCCAACCGGGTGTACTGCAAGTTGACGGTAAAACTATTGAATTTCCGCCAGTGCAAGCAACCTGCGGTGACCAAGGTATTGACGTGTCTAAACTCCGTAATCAAACCGGACTGGTGGCGCTAGATCCGGGTTTTTCCACCACTGCTTCGTGTACTTCTAAAGTAACCTTCATTGATGGTGGTAAGGGGATTTTACGTTATCGCGGTTACCCGATTGATCAGTTGGCCAACCACTCTAGTTTCCTAGAAGTTGCTTATTTGCTGATCAGGGGAGAGTTACCTACGCCTTCCCAATTAGATGAGTTCGTACGGCGGGTAAAACGGCAACGCCTACTGCATGAAGACTTCCGGGCATTCTTTACCGCCTTCCCCTCCAATGGTCACCCCATGGCGATTTTGCAAGGTGGCATCGCCGGGATGGCAACCTATTACGAGGAAACTTTCGCCGATGTGCATGACCCGGAGTTGCAAGATATTCAGGCGGTGCAGCTGCTGGCAAAAGTGCCGACCATGATTTCCTATATTGCTAAACGGGCTGCCGGTCTGCCGCTGCTTTACCCAGATAACGAACGCTCCTATGTAGAGGACTTTATCCGTTTGACCTTCGGTTTACCTTACCAGTCCTACGATATCGATCCCGCAATCGTGCGTGCCCTGGAAGTGCTCTTCATTTTGCATGCTGATCACGAGCAAAATTGCTCCACTTCCACGGTGCGTTTGGTGGGTTCCTCAAACGCCAATATGTACGCCTCGATTGCCGCCGGGGTAGGGGCACTATCGGGGCCGCTGCATGGCGGCGCCAATGAGGCCGTGCTGCGGATGCTGATCAACATTCGGGACACCAATATGTCGATTCAAGACTTCGTAGCGAAAGTTAAAAATAAAGAAAAGGGCGTGAAGCTGATGGGCTTCGGTCACCGCGTGTACAAGAACTATGACCCGCGTGCCGCGATTGTGCGGGAACAGGCGCACAATGTCCTCGCCCGTATGGGCAAGAACAACGATTTGTTTGATCTAGCTATGGAACTAGAGCAGGTAGCGTTATCTGATGATTACTTCATTGAACGCAAACTCTACCCGAACGTGGACTTTTACACTGGTCTAATCTATTCGGCGATGGGTTTCCCCACCAAAATGTTCACCCCGCTATTTGCGCTCGGGCGCCTGCCCGGCTGGATTTCTCAATACATCGAAATGCTTCATGACCCCATGACCCGTATCGGGCGTCCCCGTCAGGTGTATCAGGGAGCTCCCCAGCGTGACTACGTTCCGCTGCGGATGCGGGAAGCAAAATAG
- the dapC gene encoding succinyldiaminopimelate transaminase codes for MKNTDLPRPLNLPVFPWDLLDPYRKKAAAVPGGAIDLSIGTPIDDCPDIAQSALQAAANTPGYPAVIGNSQLRQAMVSWARGRGITCLSEDACLPTVGSKELVANLGWQLGIGAGDKVLFPEIAYPTYDICARLAGAQGIPVSNDISTWPRDSALVWINTPANPTGWVASKQWLRDVVSWAREVGAVVASDECYAELTYEGAGPAPSLLQADVCGGSSENLLLVYSVSKESNLAGYRAAFVAGDPQLISALVAVRKHCGQMMPAPVQSALTQVLLDRSHVGEQVARYAWRRKVLAAALENAGLNIAKECQAGLYLWVFDPKDQSDKEKMGFDSGADWRLLDRFAQVGMIVAPESFYNSSPGSHVRVALCVSNQEIEKAAKRLATFA; via the coding sequence ATGAAAAACACCGACCTTCCACGCCCCCTGAATCTGCCGGTTTTCCCTTGGGACTTACTTGACCCTTATCGGAAAAAAGCGGCAGCTGTCCCAGGGGGAGCTATAGATTTATCTATCGGCACCCCGATTGACGACTGCCCAGATATTGCGCAATCCGCTTTACAGGCGGCAGCAAACACTCCCGGTTATCCTGCAGTTATCGGCAATTCCCAGCTGCGTCAGGCAATGGTCAGCTGGGCGCGCGGGCGGGGAATTACCTGTTTAAGTGAAGACGCTTGCCTGCCAACTGTGGGCTCTAAAGAACTGGTAGCGAATCTGGGGTGGCAGCTGGGAATAGGTGCTGGCGACAAAGTTCTGTTCCCCGAAATTGCTTACCCGACCTACGATATTTGTGCTCGACTTGCAGGTGCTCAGGGGATTCCGGTCTCTAACGACATCTCTACTTGGCCACGCGATAGTGCATTGGTCTGGATAAACACCCCCGCTAACCCCACTGGCTGGGTGGCATCTAAGCAATGGCTGCGAGACGTGGTTTCTTGGGCGCGGGAAGTAGGTGCCGTGGTAGCCAGCGACGAATGCTACGCCGAGCTCACCTACGAGGGCGCAGGCCCTGCCCCCTCGTTGCTGCAAGCAGACGTGTGCGGGGGGAGCAGTGAAAATCTGCTGCTGGTGTATTCGGTTTCCAAAGAATCTAATTTGGCGGGCTACCGTGCGGCCTTCGTAGCTGGAGATCCGCAACTAATTTCCGCGCTGGTAGCAGTGCGCAAACATTGTGGGCAAATGATGCCGGCTCCGGTGCAATCAGCTTTAACCCAGGTGCTTTTAGACCGCTCCCACGTTGGCGAACAGGTAGCGCGTTATGCGTGGCGACGAAAAGTTCTGGCGGCAGCATTGGAAAATGCGGGGCTTAACATTGCTAAAGAATGTCAAGCTGGTCTTTACCTTTGGGTTTTTGACCCCAAAGACCAAAGTGATAAAGAAAAAATGGGATTTGATAGCGGAGCGGATTGGCGTTTACTGGACAGGTTTGCACAGGTAGGAATGATAGTAGCTCCGGAGAGTTTCTATAATTCTAGCCCTGGTTCACATGTGCGAGTGGCGCTCTGCGTAAGTAATCAAGAAATAGAAAAAGCTGCAAAGCGTTTAGCAACATTTGCCTAA
- a CDS encoding vitamin K epoxide reductase family protein, with amino-acid sequence MQHTQEGLTAGELAFNIDPLSPPPAMRSGRLPRVSSAGIILFSLLGLAASWQLWRTEMIHRAQPGRGLGCSLNDVVDCRGAMESAAGHLLFGIPNSVFGMIAFAALVAAGIYLLAGGRLPKWGLLLFAIGTTIGLGTIIFFLIVSVFQLHSLCPYCFLTWVATIFLAWLSYALWVRAAASPVSPLRGMRRVLVGYWWLGAVLNVAVIVAVLFTVFGLEIFRL; translated from the coding sequence ATGCAGCATACTCAGGAAGGTTTAACTGCAGGTGAACTTGCTTTTAACATCGATCCACTTTCTCCGCCTCCGGCGATGCGCTCCGGGCGCCTTCCGCGTGTTTCCAGTGCCGGGATTATTTTATTTTCACTGCTAGGATTGGCGGCATCCTGGCAGTTATGGCGTACAGAGATGATTCACCGCGCCCAGCCGGGACGCGGCTTAGGGTGCTCTCTAAACGACGTAGTGGATTGTCGCGGAGCCATGGAATCTGCAGCCGGTCACCTGCTTTTCGGGATCCCGAACTCAGTTTTTGGGATGATAGCCTTCGCAGCGCTGGTAGCGGCAGGAATCTATCTACTAGCCGGGGGGAGACTTCCTAAATGGGGACTTTTGCTCTTCGCTATCGGAACCACCATCGGTTTGGGAACAATAATTTTCTTCCTAATAGTCTCGGTATTCCAGCTGCATTCCCTGTGTCCCTACTGCTTCTTAACCTGGGTGGCCACGATTTTCTTAGCCTGGCTCTCTTATGCTCTTTGGGTGCGGGCAGCTGCTAGCCCTGTCAGCCCGTTAAGGGGGATGCGGCGCGTGCTGGTGGGCTATTGGTGGCTGGGCGCCGTTTTGAACGTAGCAGTCATTGTAGCGGTACTATTTACCGTTTTCGGGTTGGAGATTTTTCGCCTTTAA
- a CDS encoding metal-dependent transcriptional regulator encodes MNRKSLGGQADSEGTTSRVVQDYLKHLLGATEWGGSTLSVSGLAQRMGVAVSTASENVRRLDKLGLITHVPYRGITLTAKGKQLALKMVRKHRILETYLHQKLGYPWDQVHAEADVLEHAASDKLIAAMDQALGAPKVDPHGDPIPTADGYLPKVSTLPLAKAPINTLATVARIKDSNAQLLRFLESVAIVPGCALVPIEKIPEAGIMRIEVDGQEVTLGKPAVAAIWVTA; translated from the coding sequence ATGAACCGGAAATCGCTAGGTGGTCAGGCAGACTCTGAGGGAACTACCTCTCGGGTAGTGCAAGATTATTTAAAGCATCTTTTAGGAGCTACCGAGTGGGGAGGAAGTACCCTTTCGGTATCAGGGCTAGCCCAAAGAATGGGGGTAGCGGTCTCCACTGCCTCTGAAAATGTGCGGCGTCTAGACAAGTTAGGGCTGATCACCCATGTTCCCTACCGGGGCATTACTCTGACTGCTAAGGGTAAACAGTTAGCTTTGAAGATGGTGCGCAAGCATCGCATCCTCGAGACTTATCTGCATCAAAAGTTGGGGTACCCCTGGGATCAAGTCCATGCCGAGGCCGATGTTCTAGAACACGCGGCCTCCGATAAGTTAATTGCGGCTATGGATCAAGCGCTGGGAGCTCCAAAGGTGGATCCCCATGGGGATCCGATACCCACCGCGGATGGTTACCTCCCGAAAGTTTCCACCTTGCCGCTAGCTAAGGCTCCGATAAACACCCTCGCCACGGTGGCACGAATAAAAGACTCCAATGCCCAGCTGCTGCGATTCTTGGAATCAGTAGCGATCGTTCCTGGCTGCGCCCTGGTTCCTATAGAGAAAATCCCAGAAGCCGGAATTATGCGGATAGAGGTAGACGGGCAGGAAGTTACCCTAGGTAAACCGGCAGTTGCCGCAATCTGGGTAACTGCTTAA
- a CDS encoding magnesium transporter MgtE N-terminal domain-containing protein, translating to MEHAKHSIKPVGSRVFIGKLAGTRVFDPVGDEIGQVTDVIIVLRFTGLPTVVGLVVEVAGHRRVFVPVTRIVAIQPGQVITTGLVNIRQFQQRVAETMVMGELMDRVLSMRDGSGDVKIQDMCMEQDDRRDWYITKLYVQRVTSALALSRGETMLIDPAEVTHLRKSVLPQEATTLLAQLEGAKAADVADVLADLPEERRLEVAAQLGDERLADVLEELGQEDRVAILTSLDIARAADVLDVMQPDDATDLVKELPEKQAQILLAEMEPEEAADVRRLMVYGERTAGGLMTTTPVILPPDADVATLLAHVRRQDIPPALAAMVCVTRPPTETPTGRFLGAVHIQKALREPPQTLLGQILDDDLKGVDPTAGIGTVTRLLATYNLTAVPVVDKNRHLLGAVSVDDVLDHLLPADWRDADEDETDLAMERERSEDGGQA from the coding sequence ATGGAGCACGCCAAGCACTCAATCAAACCCGTCGGTTCCCGCGTTTTCATTGGAAAACTGGCGGGAACTCGAGTATTTGACCCGGTAGGAGACGAGATCGGTCAGGTAACCGACGTAATAATTGTTTTACGTTTTACCGGGTTGCCAACGGTAGTGGGTTTGGTGGTGGAAGTTGCCGGACACCGGCGGGTGTTTGTGCCGGTAACTCGAATTGTGGCTATCCAGCCGGGACAAGTAATCACCACCGGATTGGTTAATATCCGCCAGTTCCAGCAGCGAGTAGCGGAAACCATGGTGATGGGCGAACTCATGGATCGGGTGCTATCCATGCGGGATGGTTCTGGGGACGTAAAAATCCAGGATATGTGCATGGAGCAGGATGACCGCCGCGACTGGTATATCACCAAACTCTATGTACAGCGGGTAACTTCCGCGCTAGCTCTTAGCCGCGGGGAAACTATGCTGATTGATCCGGCAGAGGTAACGCATTTGCGTAAATCAGTACTCCCGCAAGAGGCAACTACCCTACTGGCTCAGTTAGAGGGTGCGAAAGCTGCCGATGTGGCAGATGTGCTGGCTGATCTGCCGGAAGAACGCCGCCTAGAAGTTGCTGCACAACTGGGAGATGAACGCCTAGCGGATGTGTTGGAAGAACTCGGTCAAGAAGATCGAGTTGCCATCCTTACTTCTCTAGATATCGCCCGCGCGGCCGATGTGTTAGATGTTATGCAACCCGACGACGCTACCGACTTGGTAAAAGAGCTGCCCGAAAAACAGGCACAGATTTTGTTAGCGGAAATGGAACCGGAAGAAGCGGCGGATGTGCGCCGTTTGATGGTGTACGGGGAACGTACCGCCGGTGGTTTAATGACCACCACCCCGGTGATTTTGCCTCCAGATGCTGACGTTGCCACCCTGCTAGCCCATGTGCGGCGGCAAGATATTCCTCCGGCTCTGGCCGCGATGGTGTGTGTTACCCGCCCGCCAACCGAAACTCCCACGGGGCGTTTCTTGGGAGCAGTTCATATTCAAAAGGCACTACGGGAACCTCCCCAAACCCTGCTGGGGCAGATCCTGGACGATGATCTAAAGGGAGTGGATCCTACTGCCGGTATCGGCACGGTAACCAGGCTGCTGGCTACCTATAATTTAACCGCAGTACCGGTAGTTGATAAGAATCGACATCTACTGGGTGCAGTCTCGGTTGATGACGTCCTCGATCATCTTCTACCTGCAGATTGGCGCGATGCTGACGAGGATGAAACCGATTTAGCAATGGAAAGGGAAAGGAGCGAAGATGGCGGACAGGCTTGA
- the fdxA gene encoding ferredoxin, which yields MTYVIAQPCVDVKDRACVDECPVDCIYEGKRSLYIHPEECVDCGACEPVCPTEAIFYEDDLPEEWADYYRANVDFFELKGLGSPGGASSVGPTGYDDPMIEKLPPREE from the coding sequence ATGACTTACGTGATTGCTCAGCCCTGTGTAGATGTTAAGGATCGCGCCTGCGTCGACGAATGCCCTGTCGATTGCATCTATGAGGGCAAACGCTCGCTCTATATTCACCCCGAAGAATGCGTGGACTGTGGGGCCTGCGAACCGGTCTGCCCCACGGAGGCCATCTTTTACGAGGATGACCTGCCGGAAGAATGGGCTGACTACTATCGCGCCAACGTGGACTTTTTTGAACTTAAAGGTTTGGGTTCGCCCGGAGGCGCCTCCAGTGTTGGCCCCACCGGCTATGACGATCCTATGATTGAAAAGCTGCCTCCCCGCGAAGAATAG
- the typA gene encoding translational GTPase TypA has translation MKIRQDLRNVAIVAHVDHGKTTLVDKMLWESGAFGDHASVEKTGERVMDSGDLEREKGITILAKNTAVHYAGKAAQNVGVSEGITINVIDTPGHADFGGEVERALSMVDGVVLLVDAAEGPLPQTRFVLRKALAARLPVIVVINKVDRPDSRIEEVEAETVDLLLALAQDLVDEGEEVDLDSLLDVPVLYCSAKAGCCSWEKPARGKLPGSDLHDLFDAIINRIPGPEYDPDAPLAAHVTNLDSSPFLGRLALLRIHNGTLRHGEHVGWARHDGSITDVKLTELLATFGLERKSVEEAHAGDIVAVAGIPEITIGESLVDLEDPRPLPLIKVDDPAISMTIGTNTSPLAGRVKGHKLTARQVKDRLDRELIGNVSLKVLPTERPDAWEVQGRGELALAILIEQMRREGFELTAGKPQVVTKEIDGKRYEPMEQMTIDVPEDYLGKVTELMAARKGKLQTMSNHGTGWVRLIFRVPARGLISFRSKFLTETRGSGIASSIADGYAPWQGTITRRQSGSLVSDRAGKSTPYAMIQLQERGSFIIQPGSEVYEGQVVAENPRGEDMDVNITREKKQTNMRSSTADAFEGLVPPRVLTLEESLEFAAEDECVEVTPEEIRIRKVVLSAQDRFKIASRRRRQERGE, from the coding sequence ATGAAGATTCGCCAGGATTTGCGAAATGTGGCGATCGTTGCTCACGTAGACCACGGGAAAACTACCCTAGTGGACAAAATGCTCTGGGAATCGGGAGCCTTCGGCGATCATGCCAGCGTAGAAAAAACCGGCGAACGGGTGATGGATTCAGGCGACTTGGAACGGGAAAAAGGCATCACCATCCTGGCGAAAAACACCGCGGTTCATTATGCGGGGAAAGCTGCCCAAAATGTGGGGGTCAGCGAAGGGATCACCATTAACGTGATTGATACTCCCGGACACGCTGATTTCGGTGGGGAAGTAGAACGTGCCCTCTCGATGGTGGATGGGGTAGTGCTGCTGGTGGATGCCGCCGAAGGGCCGCTGCCGCAAACCCGCTTTGTATTGCGTAAAGCGCTGGCTGCCCGCCTTCCGGTAATCGTGGTGATAAATAAGGTTGACCGCCCAGATTCGCGGATTGAAGAAGTAGAAGCCGAAACTGTTGACCTGTTGCTGGCTCTAGCACAAGACTTGGTTGATGAAGGCGAAGAAGTAGATTTAGATTCTTTGCTCGATGTTCCGGTGCTTTATTGCTCGGCAAAAGCTGGCTGCTGTTCCTGGGAAAAACCGGCTCGCGGGAAACTACCCGGCAGCGACCTCCACGACCTGTTCGACGCGATTATTAACCGGATTCCTGGGCCTGAATATGACCCGGATGCTCCCTTGGCAGCCCATGTAACCAACCTGGATTCTTCGCCTTTCCTCGGGCGCCTGGCTTTATTGCGGATCCACAACGGGACTTTGCGGCATGGTGAACACGTAGGTTGGGCGCGTCATGACGGCTCGATTACTGACGTAAAGCTCACCGAGCTGCTGGCTACTTTCGGATTGGAACGTAAAAGTGTAGAGGAAGCCCACGCCGGCGATATCGTGGCGGTAGCCGGCATCCCCGAAATTACTATTGGGGAATCTCTGGTGGATCTGGAAGACCCCCGCCCGCTGCCGCTGATTAAGGTAGATGATCCCGCTATCTCCATGACTATCGGTACCAACACTTCTCCGCTGGCAGGCAGGGTAAAGGGACATAAACTTACGGCTCGCCAAGTTAAAGACCGCCTCGATCGGGAACTAATCGGGAACGTGTCCTTGAAAGTACTGCCGACTGAACGCCCTGACGCCTGGGAGGTACAGGGGCGCGGGGAACTGGCCTTGGCGATTTTGATTGAGCAAATGCGCCGGGAAGGTTTCGAACTAACCGCCGGAAAACCCCAGGTAGTCACCAAAGAGATTGACGGGAAAAGATACGAGCCGATGGAACAAATGACCATCGATGTACCCGAAGATTACCTGGGTAAAGTAACCGAGTTAATGGCCGCGCGCAAAGGCAAATTGCAGACTATGTCTAATCATGGCACGGGCTGGGTGCGCCTGATTTTCCGGGTGCCGGCTCGCGGTCTGATTTCCTTCCGTTCCAAGTTTCTAACCGAAACTCGCGGATCGGGGATTGCCTCTTCTATTGCCGATGGATACGCCCCCTGGCAAGGCACGATTACCCGCCGCCAAAGCGGGTCCCTAGTATCGGATCGCGCCGGAAAATCTACGCCCTACGCGATGATTCAGTTGCAAGAGCGAGGCAGTTTCATTATTCAACCCGGTAGCGAAGTCTATGAGGGGCAAGTGGTAGCAGAAAATCCGCGGGGGGAAGATATGGACGTCAATATCACCCGGGAAAAGAAGCAAACCAATATGCGTTCTTCCACTGCCGATGCTTTTGAGGGGTTAGTTCCTCCCCGGGTACTTACTTTGGAAGAATCGCTAGAGTTTGCTGCCGAGGACGAATGTGTGGAAGTTACCCCGGAAGAGATCCGGATCCGCAAAGTGGTATTAAGTGCGCAAGACCGTTTCAAAATTGCGTCTCGCCGCCGTCGTCAAGAACGCGGCGAATAG